The following coding sequences are from one Campylobacter showae CSUNSWCD window:
- a CDS encoding carbon-nitrogen hydrolase family protein, which produces MNNATAAVCALQLPTQPMSESRLDYYFRICADEGARLVVLGEYVLNSFFKELELMPKSLIKEQSERKKHALAAMAQKYNLEILAPLVLPKGKGFIKVAARFSPASSRFYEQQILMPYLHWNETKFFDNKAEGELNLPVFSYEKFKIGVMFGFEAHFDAAWAYMARKKVDAVVVPTACTFFSESRWEELLKTRAFTNNVYVLRVNRVGNHKAASGEQWSFYGDSMLISPFGEVVSRLGKNEEMMVAKLEKTELAQARLLWGFSQILHKRLG; this is translated from the coding sequence ATGAATAACGCTACCGCGGCCGTTTGCGCCCTGCAGCTACCCACGCAGCCCATGAGCGAGTCGCGGCTTGATTATTATTTTAGGATTTGTGCCGATGAGGGAGCCAGGCTCGTGGTGCTTGGCGAGTACGTGCTAAACAGCTTTTTTAAAGAGCTAGAGCTAATGCCAAAAAGTCTCATCAAGGAACAAAGCGAGCGCAAAAAGCACGCGCTTGCCGCGATGGCGCAAAAATACAATCTAGAAATCCTAGCCCCGCTCGTGTTACCAAAAGGCAAAGGCTTCATTAAGGTTGCGGCGAGATTTAGCCCCGCGTCGTCGCGCTTTTACGAGCAGCAGATCTTGATGCCCTACCTGCACTGGAACGAGACGAAATTTTTTGACAACAAGGCCGAGGGCGAGCTAAATTTGCCAGTTTTTAGCTACGAGAAATTTAAAATCGGCGTGATGTTTGGCTTTGAGGCGCATTTTGACGCGGCATGGGCGTATATGGCGCGCAAGAAGGTCGATGCCGTCGTAGTCCCTACCGCATGCACGTTTTTTAGCGAGTCGCGCTGGGAAGAGTTGCTAAAAACCCGCGCCTTTACGAACAACGTCTATGTTCTGCGCGTAAACCGCGTCGGCAATCACAAGGCCGCAAGCGGCGAGCAGTGGAGCTTTTACGGCGATTCGATGCTGATTAGCCCATTTGGCGAGGTGGTTTCGCGCCTAGGCAAAAACGAAGAGATGATGGTAGCAAAACTCGAAAAAACCGAACTCGCGCAGGCAAGACTTCTATGGGGATTTTCTCAAATTTTACATAAAAGACTAGGCTAA
- the xseB gene encoding exodeoxyribonuclease VII small subunit: MSENLSEDFESKLAKANEILKQLGDENLSLEQSVKLHKEGKKLLEEADKILQNAKLVVKDADDE; this comes from the coding sequence ATGAGTGAGAATTTAAGCGAGGATTTTGAAAGCAAACTCGCCAAAGCAAATGAAATTTTAAAACAGCTAGGCGATGAAAATTTGAGCCTAGAACAAAGCGTCAAGCTACATAAAGAAGGCAAAAAGCTACTCGAGGAAGCAGACAAGATCCTGCAAAACGCAAAGCTAGTGGTAAAGGATGCAGACGATGAATAA
- the metX gene encoding homoserine O-acetyltransferase MetX, whose product MLNLQTGKVKFDEPLYLESGRILPEFELAYETYGELNQDKSNVIVVCHALTGSHHAAGRYENEQKFGWWDALVGEGKGIDTSKFFVICVNILGSNFGSTNPLSIEKSTGKQYRLRFPVLTISDVVKAQMRLFEHLGIERAHAVVGGSLGGMQALCFAIEFPNFAKNVIILASTYQSKAWAIAFNKIAIEGILRDPGFKDGQYDENDIAAQGLTGMALGRMAGHISFLSPSSMDSKFGRNYVETDGLYELTGRFQVDRYMEYNGHSFPKRFDPLSYLYIVKMMNIFDCTRHYDDLAHALLPICAKVTLVAFSGDMLFPPSCMREMHETLCGIGKACDYHEIDSDYGHDAFLVEVDKFEKIIKKVLDE is encoded by the coding sequence GTGCTAAATTTACAAACCGGCAAAGTAAAATTTGACGAGCCGCTCTATCTGGAGAGCGGCCGAATTTTACCCGAATTTGAGCTTGCCTACGAAACATACGGCGAGCTAAACCAAGATAAAAGCAACGTCATAGTCGTCTGTCACGCGCTAACTGGCAGCCACCACGCCGCAGGCAGATACGAAAACGAGCAGAAATTTGGCTGGTGGGACGCGCTAGTGGGCGAAGGCAAAGGCATAGATACGAGCAAATTTTTCGTCATCTGCGTAAATATCCTCGGCTCAAATTTCGGCTCTACAAATCCCCTAAGTATCGAAAAAAGCACGGGCAAGCAGTATCGTTTACGCTTTCCGGTGCTAACCATCAGCGACGTCGTAAAGGCGCAGATGAGGCTTTTTGAGCACTTAGGCATAGAGCGAGCGCATGCGGTCGTGGGCGGTAGCCTAGGCGGCATGCAGGCGCTTTGTTTTGCGATCGAATTTCCAAATTTCGCCAAAAACGTCATCATCCTAGCCAGCACCTATCAGAGCAAGGCCTGGGCGATCGCGTTTAACAAAATAGCGATCGAGGGCATCCTACGCGATCCAGGTTTCAAAGACGGACAATACGACGAAAACGACATCGCCGCTCAGGGGCTAACCGGCATGGCGCTAGGGCGTATGGCGGGGCACATCAGCTTTCTCTCGCCTAGCTCCATGGATTCCAAATTTGGCCGCAACTACGTAGAAACCGACGGCCTTTACGAGCTTACGGGGCGGTTTCAGGTCGATCGCTATATGGAGTACAACGGCCACAGCTTTCCAAAGCGCTTTGATCCGCTGAGCTACCTTTATATCGTAAAGATGATGAATATCTTTGACTGCACGCGCCACTACGATGACCTTGCGCACGCTCTTTTGCCTATTTGCGCTAAAGTTACGCTGGTCGCATTTAGCGGCGATATGCTGTTTCCGCCAAGCTGCATGCGCGAAATGCACGAGACGCTGTGCGGTATCGGCAAGGCGTGCGATTATCACGAGATAGACAGCGACTACGGCCACGACGCGTTTTTGGTCGAAGTAGATAAATTTGAAAAAATCATAAAAAAGGTTTTAGATGAGTGA
- the guaB gene encoding IMP dehydrogenase, which yields MKIVTKALTFDDVLLVPQYSEILPKQVDIKTRFSRNVELNIPIVSAAMDTVTEHRAAIMMARLGGIGVIHKNMDIQSQVKEVRRVKKSESGVIIDPISISPNASVGSALDMMADLHISGVPVVDEENKLIGILTNRDLRFENDRSVLVKDRMTKAPLITAPKGCTLDDAEKIFSQNRVEKLPIVDKDGHLEGLITIKDLKKRKEYPNANKDAYGRLRVAAAIGVGQMDRAKALAEAGVDVIVIDSAHGHSKGVLDTLKQVKAELKVDVVAGNIANPAAVKDLAQAGADGIKVGIGPGSICTTRVVAGVGVPQIFAVDSCSAEAAKYGIPVIADGGLKYSGDVAKALAAGASCVMAGSLLAGCEETPGEVITFQGRQYKVYRGMGSIGAMTKGSSDRYFQEGTAQDKLVPEGIEGRVPFAGSIKEVVHQLVGGLRSAMGYMGSKDIKTLQEKAQFVEITSAGLKESHVHDVVITQEAPNYKVN from the coding sequence ATGAAGATAGTTACAAAGGCTCTCACCTTTGACGACGTTTTACTCGTCCCACAGTACTCCGAAATTTTGCCCAAACAAGTAGATATAAAAACGCGCTTTAGCAGAAACGTGGAGCTAAATATCCCGATCGTATCGGCTGCGATGGACACCGTCACCGAGCACCGCGCGGCGATCATGATGGCGCGCCTGGGCGGTATTGGCGTCATACATAAAAATATGGACATACAAAGCCAGGTCAAAGAGGTCCGCCGCGTCAAAAAAAGCGAAAGTGGCGTAATCATCGATCCTATCTCCATCTCGCCAAACGCTAGCGTAGGCTCGGCGCTTGATATGATGGCGGATCTGCATATCTCTGGCGTTCCTGTTGTAGATGAGGAAAATAAACTGATAGGAATCCTAACCAACCGCGATTTGAGATTTGAAAACGACAGAAGCGTCCTCGTAAAAGACAGGATGACTAAAGCCCCGCTAATCACGGCTCCAAAGGGCTGCACGCTAGACGACGCGGAGAAGATTTTCTCTCAAAACCGCGTAGAAAAACTACCTATCGTCGATAAAGACGGCCACCTAGAAGGTCTCATAACCATAAAAGATCTAAAAAAACGCAAAGAGTATCCAAACGCGAACAAAGACGCCTACGGCAGACTCCGCGTAGCCGCAGCCATCGGCGTAGGTCAAATGGACAGAGCAAAAGCTCTAGCAGAAGCCGGCGTAGACGTCATCGTCATAGACTCCGCTCACGGCCACTCAAAAGGCGTACTAGACACGCTAAAACAGGTTAAAGCCGAGCTAAAAGTGGACGTCGTCGCGGGAAATATCGCAAACCCGGCTGCCGTCAAAGACCTAGCGCAAGCAGGCGCCGACGGTATCAAGGTAGGCATAGGACCGGGCTCCATCTGCACCACTCGCGTGGTAGCGGGCGTTGGCGTACCTCAAATTTTCGCCGTCGATAGCTGCTCGGCCGAAGCTGCAAAATACGGTATCCCAGTCATCGCAGACGGCGGACTAAAGTACTCAGGCGACGTAGCCAAAGCCCTAGCCGCAGGCGCTAGCTGCGTGATGGCGGGTAGCTTACTAGCTGGCTGCGAGGAGACTCCGGGCGAGGTGATAACCTTCCAAGGACGCCAGTATAAAGTCTACCGCGGTATGGGAAGTATCGGCGCGATGACGAAAGGCAGCAGCGATAGATATTTCCAAGAAGGCACCGCGCAAGATAAACTCGTACCAGAAGGCATCGAGGGCCGCGTACCGTTCGCCGGCAGTATAAAAGAGGTCGTACATCAGCTAGTTGGCGGCCTACGAAGCGCGATGGGCTACATGGGTTCAAAAGATATCAAAACCCTTCAGGAAAAAGCCCAGTTCGTTGAGATCACGAGCGCTGGATTAAAAGAGAGCCACGTTCACGACGTCGTCATCACGCAAGAAGCCCCTAACTACAAAGTCAATTAG
- the gatA gene encoding Asp-tRNA(Asn)/Glu-tRNA(Gln) amidotransferase subunit GatA produces the protein MITLKEALKLSAGEVTELRNELEKKIFADRELGAYVEQLANLPLDKLGAGVPIAIKDNIQVKGWSVTSASKILQGYIAPYNATVIEKLLAAGLAPFGRTNMDEFAMGNTTENSYYGKTLNPLNRERVPGGSSGGSAAAVGAGLAVAALGSDTGGSIRQPAAFCGCVGLKPTYGRVSRYGLGSYSSSLDQIGPITQNVEDAAILYDIIAGHDDKDSTSADIKFESVADKLNADKKLTICVIENYINEASEETKKALLKAVEILKAAGHKIIYKNLENSKCDIATYYIIATAEASANLSRYDGVRYGRRAEAKNLKELYINSRSEGFGEEVKKRILLGTFVLSSGYYDAYYIKAQKARAHTKAKYEQILSECDLILMPVAPSTAYKFGELKNPLDSYLSDIYTISVNLAGLPAISVPVAKDADGLNVSAQLIAKAWDEKTLLEGALSLENSIKG, from the coding sequence ATGATAACTTTAAAAGAGGCTCTAAAGCTAAGCGCCGGCGAAGTAACCGAGCTTAGAAACGAGCTGGAAAAGAAAATTTTCGCAGATAGAGAGCTTGGCGCCTACGTCGAGCAGTTGGCAAATTTGCCGCTTGATAAACTGGGTGCGGGCGTACCGATCGCTATAAAAGACAACATCCAGGTAAAGGGCTGGAGCGTAACGAGTGCGTCTAAAATTTTACAAGGCTACATCGCGCCTTATAACGCGACGGTTATAGAAAAGCTGCTAGCAGCGGGCTTGGCGCCGTTTGGCCGTACGAATATGGACGAATTTGCCATGGGTAATACGACCGAAAACAGCTACTACGGCAAAACGCTAAATCCTCTAAACCGCGAGAGAGTACCGGGCGGTAGCTCGGGCGGCTCGGCTGCCGCGGTCGGCGCAGGGTTAGCGGTGGCTGCTCTAGGAAGCGATACGGGCGGCTCAATACGCCAGCCTGCTGCATTTTGCGGCTGCGTGGGACTAAAGCCGACCTACGGACGCGTCAGCAGATACGGCCTGGGCTCCTACTCTAGCTCGCTCGATCAGATCGGACCGATAACGCAAAACGTCGAGGACGCCGCGATCCTGTACGACATCATCGCAGGACACGACGACAAAGACAGCACGAGCGCGGATATCAAATTTGAAAGCGTAGCGGACAAACTAAACGCGGACAAAAAACTCACGATCTGCGTCATCGAAAACTACATAAACGAAGCCTCGGAAGAGACCAAAAAGGCGCTTTTAAAAGCGGTCGAAATTTTAAAAGCCGCAGGCCACAAAATAATCTATAAAAATTTAGAAAACTCAAAATGCGACATCGCGACCTACTACATCATCGCCACCGCCGAAGCCAGCGCAAATCTCAGCCGCTACGACGGAGTGAGATACGGACGCAGGGCAGAAGCTAAAAATTTAAAAGAACTCTACATCAACTCGCGCTCGGAAGGGTTCGGCGAAGAAGTAAAAAAGCGAATTTTACTCGGTACTTTCGTGCTTAGCAGCGGCTACTACGACGCGTATTACATCAAGGCTCAAAAAGCTCGCGCTCACACCAAGGCCAAGTATGAGCAAATTTTGAGCGAATGCGACCTCATTTTGATGCCTGTCGCCCCTAGCACCGCGTATAAATTTGGCGAGCTAAAAAACCCGCTAGATTCCTATCTGTCAGATATCTATACGATCAGTGTAAATTTAGCCGGCTTGCCTGCCATCTCGGTTCCGGTGGCAAAAGACGCGGACGGCCTAAACGTCTCGGCTCAGCTCATCGCAAAGGCGTGGGATGAAAAAACGCTGCTAGAAGGCGCACTTAGTTTAGAAAACTCTATAAAAGGATAA
- the ileS gene encoding isoleucine--tRNA ligase yields the protein MDYKDTLLLPNTEFPMRGNLPENEPKRLKSWFDDRKIYEKMKAKRQKAAKSFTLHDGPPYANGNIHIGHALNKTLKDIILKTHYFFGENVRFTPGWDCHGLPIEQQVEVKLGDKKKSLSKTQIRELCREHAREFIDVQRESFKQLGVASDWDDPYLTMKFKFEAEIYKTLCKVAKRGLLIERSKPVYWSWAARSALAEAEVEYEDKEDYSIYVAFKLGEEAAAKIGTKDASAVIWTTTPWTLPANQAISLNPNEIYVLTAENLIFAKEMLSELEKEGLTKGEILKEFAAAELENLHAVNPLNGRKSLFILGDHVTMDGGTGLVHTAPGHGEDDYHVSLKYGIEVIMPVDEGGLYDETLKAKKLFPDGVADELIGMHIFKANEKILELLGSNLLKVSKFVHSYPFCWRTHKPVIYRATKQWFIAMDEPKIEGKTLREVALKELENVKFYPASGVKRIGSMIENRPDWCISRQRDWGVPIAFFRHKDTKEPIFDDEILDNVAAIFEQKGADAWWDSEIKDLLPANCKYDPQNLEKVMDILDVWFDSGSTWAAVLKSGDYDAGSYPADMYLEGSDQHRGWFQSSLLLSCAAQGRAPYRSVLTHGFTVDENGQKMSKSKGNVVAPADVAKTYGVEILRLWVALSDYSSDLKISENILKQVSEQYRKIRNTIRFLLANVNDLEDIETSNFNILDRWILSRAKKAFDEAEAAFRNYDFSKGFSLLMNFLSADLSGIYLDICKDRLYCDAKDSDTRRSAQSAMALITRALLPLIAPTLTYTVDEVMDYAPEIIKNGAADAFDLEYAPLDFEFNVDDELLVASREKFFELIDVLKKDKKIKSTLELVLQTSSNLILSEDINEISDWYMVSDVQSLDGSDSLAEFDVGNNKFKLVLSTRHKCPRCWKFTAKHDGETCPRCEKVLKNV from the coding sequence ATGGATTACAAAGATACATTATTGCTTCCAAACACAGAATTTCCCATGCGCGGCAACCTGCCCGAAAACGAACCCAAACGCTTAAAATCGTGGTTTGATGATAGAAAAATCTACGAAAAAATGAAAGCTAAAAGGCAAAAAGCCGCCAAAAGCTTCACTCTGCACGACGGCCCTCCCTACGCCAACGGCAACATCCACATCGGACACGCGCTAAACAAAACCCTAAAAGACATCATCTTAAAAACGCACTACTTTTTCGGCGAAAACGTGAGATTTACGCCGGGCTGGGACTGCCACGGACTACCGATCGAACAGCAAGTCGAGGTAAAACTGGGCGACAAGAAAAAGAGCCTCAGCAAAACGCAGATCCGCGAGCTTTGCCGCGAGCACGCGAGAGAATTTATCGACGTGCAAAGGGAGAGCTTTAAGCAGCTAGGCGTCGCTAGCGACTGGGACGACCCGTATCTGACGATGAAATTTAAATTTGAAGCCGAGATTTACAAAACGCTTTGCAAAGTCGCCAAACGCGGACTTTTGATCGAGCGCAGTAAGCCGGTATACTGGAGCTGGGCGGCTAGAAGCGCTCTAGCCGAGGCAGAGGTCGAGTACGAGGACAAAGAGGACTACAGCATCTACGTCGCGTTTAAGCTAGGCGAAGAAGCCGCGGCGAAAATCGGCACAAAAGACGCCAGCGCGGTCATCTGGACGACCACGCCTTGGACATTGCCGGCAAACCAAGCCATCTCGCTAAATCCAAATGAAATTTACGTTTTAACGGCTGAAAATTTGATATTTGCCAAAGAGATGCTAAGCGAGCTGGAAAAAGAAGGTCTAACTAAGGGCGAAATTTTAAAAGAATTTGCCGCGGCCGAGCTTGAAAACCTGCACGCGGTTAATCCGCTAAACGGCAGAAAATCGCTATTTATCCTAGGCGATCACGTCACTATGGATGGCGGTACGGGACTAGTGCACACCGCTCCGGGACACGGCGAGGACGACTACCACGTCAGCCTAAAATACGGTATCGAAGTCATCATGCCCGTCGATGAGGGCGGACTATACGACGAAACGCTAAAGGCCAAAAAGTTATTTCCAGACGGCGTAGCGGACGAACTAATCGGCATGCATATCTTTAAAGCGAACGAGAAAATTTTAGAGCTTCTAGGCTCAAATTTGCTAAAAGTTAGCAAATTCGTCCACTCATATCCATTTTGCTGGAGAACGCACAAGCCGGTCATCTACCGCGCTACGAAGCAGTGGTTTATCGCCATGGACGAACCGAAAATCGAGGGCAAAACGCTACGAGAAGTCGCGCTAAAAGAACTTGAAAATGTCAAATTTTACCCTGCAAGCGGCGTAAAAAGGATAGGCTCGATGATAGAAAATCGTCCTGACTGGTGCATCTCGCGCCAACGCGACTGGGGCGTGCCGATAGCGTTTTTTAGGCATAAGGATACCAAAGAGCCGATATTTGATGATGAAATTTTAGATAACGTCGCAGCGATATTTGAGCAAAAAGGCGCTGACGCGTGGTGGGACAGTGAGATAAAAGATCTCTTGCCGGCAAACTGCAAATATGACCCGCAAAATTTAGAAAAAGTTATGGACATCCTAGACGTCTGGTTTGACAGCGGCTCGACGTGGGCTGCTGTGCTAAAAAGCGGCGACTACGATGCGGGTAGCTATCCTGCTGATATGTATCTAGAGGGCAGCGATCAGCACAGAGGCTGGTTCCAAAGCTCGCTACTGCTAAGCTGCGCCGCGCAAGGAAGAGCGCCGTATAGAAGCGTGCTCACGCATGGATTTACCGTCGACGAAAACGGTCAAAAGATGAGTAAAAGCAAGGGCAACGTCGTAGCTCCCGCAGACGTCGCTAAAACCTACGGCGTGGAAATTTTACGCCTTTGGGTTGCGCTTAGCGACTACTCTAGCGACCTAAAAATCAGCGAAAATATCCTAAAACAAGTAAGCGAGCAATACCGAAAAATACGCAATACAATAAGATTTCTGCTAGCCAACGTAAACGATCTAGAAGATATCGAAACATCAAATTTCAACATCCTAGACCGCTGGATACTAAGCCGCGCGAAAAAGGCATTCGACGAGGCCGAAGCGGCGTTTAGAAACTACGACTTTTCAAAGGGCTTTAGCCTGCTGATGAACTTCCTAAGTGCGGATTTAAGCGGCATATATCTTGATATCTGCAAAGACCGCCTATACTGCGACGCCAAAGACAGCGATACTCGCCGCTCGGCTCAAAGCGCGATGGCGCTAATTACTAGAGCGCTCCTACCGCTCATCGCTCCGACGCTCACATACACCGTGGACGAGGTGATGGACTATGCACCTGAGATCATCAAAAACGGTGCGGCGGACGCCTTTGATCTAGAGTACGCACCGCTAGATTTTGAGTTTAACGTAGACGACGAACTACTAGTCGCTAGCCGCGAGAAATTTTTCGAACTAATCGACGTACTCAAAAAAGACAAAAAGATAAAATCAACCCTCGAGCTCGTGCTACAAACCAGCTCAAATTTGATCCTGAGCGAAGATATAAACGAGATAAGCGACTGGTATATGGTTAGTGACGTCCAGAGCCTAGACGGCAGCGACAGTCTAGCTGAATTTGACGTCGGAAACAATAAATTTAAACTCGTTTTATCAACGCGTCACAAGTGCCCGAGATGTTGGAAATTTACCGCTAAGCACGACGGCGAAACCTGCCCGAGATGCGAAAAGGTACTAAAAAATGTCTGA
- a CDS encoding CinA family protein — protein sequence MKNALLIIGEDIGVNAPFLDYIFCAYKRHFGELGEFRFVSKSDKELPFIIEHILARSDSLCIYASSQNCSVAAKILATLSGDILELKSPQMLAPSRAEKFSDDGFLIKLNQTYVNLLKADANQKLPAIDIKTQRDFDYFHLVDIDEESAKILLEPLAKTYDVQIYPSQILSNLTLLRVEANKFGQTSGFINGAKNLFSGKFVEGEDVFRHVASTLIESGLKLTFAESCTAGLAAAKFGAFAGVSAAFNGSLVTYANEMKRDWLGVSDEILQTYGAVSEQCVMAMLKGALKASESDFSLAISGIAGPDGGSEAKPVGTVFVGAYAKDGECIIERLNLNGDRNYIREQSALAAYVCLLKLKPRLFLA from the coding sequence GTGAAAAACGCACTACTGATCATCGGCGAAGATATCGGCGTAAACGCGCCTTTTTTGGATTATATTTTTTGCGCTTACAAGCGGCATTTCGGCGAGCTTGGCGAGTTTAGGTTCGTTAGCAAAAGCGACAAGGAGCTACCATTTATTATAGAGCATATTCTCGCACGCTCGGATAGTCTTTGCATCTACGCGTCGAGTCAAAACTGCTCCGTCGCGGCTAAAATTTTAGCTACGTTAAGCGGCGATATTTTGGAACTAAAATCCCCGCAAATGCTAGCTCCCAGCAGAGCCGAAAAATTTAGCGACGATGGATTTTTAATTAAACTAAATCAAACTTACGTAAATTTATTAAAGGCGGACGCGAACCAAAAACTGCCTGCCATAGATATCAAAACGCAGCGAGATTTCGACTATTTTCATCTTGTAGATATCGACGAGGAGAGCGCGAAAATCCTGCTCGAACCGCTGGCAAAAACCTATGATGTGCAGATTTATCCTTCTCAAATTTTGTCAAATTTGACGCTACTTAGAGTGGAGGCGAACAAATTCGGTCAAACCAGCGGCTTTATAAACGGCGCGAAAAATCTCTTTTCGGGCAAATTTGTTGAGGGCGAGGATGTTTTTCGTCACGTTGCGAGCACGCTCATTGAAAGCGGGCTAAAGCTTACATTTGCCGAGTCTTGCACGGCCGGGCTTGCCGCAGCGAAATTTGGCGCTTTTGCCGGAGTTTCTGCTGCATTTAACGGCTCGCTAGTGACCTATGCAAACGAGATGAAACGCGACTGGCTGGGTGTTAGCGATGAGATTTTACAAACTTACGGTGCGGTGAGCGAGCAGTGCGTGATGGCGATGCTAAAAGGCGCGCTAAAAGCGAGCGAATCGGACTTTTCTCTAGCTATCAGCGGTATCGCCGGGCCTGACGGCGGTAGCGAGGCAAAGCCTGTGGGGACGGTATTTGTGGGAGCCTATGCAAAAGACGGCGAGTGCATCATCGAGAGGCTAAATTTAAACGGAGATCGCAACTATATAAGAGAGCAAAGCGCGCTGGCGGCGTACGTTTGCCTGCTAAAGCTAAAGCCGAGGCTATTTTTGGCGTAA
- a CDS encoding rhodanese-like domain-containing protein has translation MRKILLLGAAAAMAFAEISTVQVSPEAIKNYEQIVDIRTPAEWMETGVIKGAKTITFNATDKEGFLNELKANVDLKKPVALICRSGRRSAAAAAMIDSPELNIINLDGGMGSLINQGYETTPYQK, from the coding sequence ATGAGAAAAATTTTACTTTTAGGAGCGGCTGCTGCGATGGCTTTTGCGGAAATTTCTACGGTGCAAGTTAGTCCCGAGGCGATCAAAAACTACGAGCAGATCGTTGATATAAGAACGCCTGCTGAATGGATGGAAACGGGCGTAATAAAGGGCGCAAAGACTATCACTTTTAACGCAACCGATAAAGAGGGTTTTTTGAACGAGTTAAAAGCCAATGTCGATCTAAAAAAACCGGTCGCGCTCATATGCAGAAGCGGACGCAGAAGCGCTGCGGCGGCGGCGATGATAGATTCGCCGGAACTAAATATAATAAATCTTGACGGCGGCATGGGCAGCCTCATAAATCAAGGCTACGAGACGACGCCGTATCAAAAATAA